Genomic window (Cloacibacillus sp. An23):
AGGCCGGAGTATCGATAAGTCAGATCTCATACTACTACAACAACAAAGAGGGGCTTGTTTCTGCGCTCGTGAAAGAGCTTAAGGAAACCGTAATAAACGAATTCTGCGCCGGTCTCGAGCGCGTCACGGACGCCGGGGGCTTCGCAGACTACCTCTGCGCGTACGCGAAAGAGAGCGTTTCGCATAACGCCGAGCTTCACAGGCTGCGTATAGAACTCTCTAACCTCGCCATGAACTCCGGGGCGTTCCGCGCGGAGATAAGAGCGGTGGACCGCGAGCTGACGGAAATCCTCGCCTCGCGCCTCGAAGCATGCGAGCCTCCTCTTGCGATAGCCTCGCCGTCGCCCCGCCGCGCCGCCGACTTCATAATCGCGGTCATCTTCGGCGTCGCGGCGCAGTACCTCGTGCGCGGCGGGGAAGAAAAAACGCTCGAGGCGCTTGACGTGCTGCGCGAGACGCTGCGCCGACGCGTGGAATAAAATTTACGCCGGCGCAGCCTGGCATAGCCGCGGCGCCAGAGAAGCTTGCATAAAAAGCCGAGGAACGGGAAGCGTGCCTCCCCGTTCCTCGGCTTTTTTGTTCTTATCTGTCCGCGCGCGGCGTTTATCAGAACATCTTCTTCCGCCACAGCAGCCACGTCGCGCAGAGCGTCAGCGTCGCGGCGATGCATCCGACTATCGCGAAGCCGGCGGGATTGGCGCTCCACGGCACAGGGACGTTCATGCCCCAGAAGCTCGAGACCATCGTCGGTATGGCCATGACTATCGTTATCGAGGCGAGCACCTTCATGACGATGTTCAGGTTGTTCGAGATGACGGATGCGAAGGCGTCCATCATCCCGGCGAGGACGTCCGTCTGTATCTGCGCCATCTCTATCGCCTGGTCGTACTCGATGCGCACGTCGTCGAGAAGGTCCTCGTCCTCCTCGCGAAACTTGATGAGATGAGCGACCTGCGAGCTCGAGCAGAGGCGCAGCAACCGTTCTACGACGACCTTGTTCGAGCGCAGCGACATGGAGTAGTAGGTGAGCCCTTTCTGGAGGTCGAGGAGCTGAAAGAGCTCCGCGTTCTTCATCGACTGGCGAAGGTCCTGCTCTATCTGGTCGGACCTGCGCGTCATCTGGCGCAGGTCTTTAAGGAAGAGCATCGCGGAGCGGTAGAGTATCTGAAAAAGGAAGCGCGTCCTCTTCCACGTGTTGAAGTAGCGGAAGCGCGACTCGGAAAAATTCTGTATTACGTCGTTGTGTTCCTGGCAGACTGTGACGAAATAGTCCGGCGTTATGATGATGCCGAGCGGCAGCGTGTCGTACTCGGAGACGTTGCTGTCGTGGTTCACTGGGACGTTGATAAGGACGAGGATGTGGTTGTCTTCGATTTCGATACGCGAGGATTCCTCGGGGTCGAGCGCCGAACGGACGAAGTCCTGCGGCGCGCCGGTGATGTCCTCGACCTCGTTAAGCTCTTCCGCGCTCGGACGGATGAGCGAGATCCACGCGCCGGACTCGACGGTTGCCGGCGTCAGCTCGACGAGCTGAGTTTCTGTCGTCTTGATTATTTTGAGCATATGATTCCCTCCATACCCGGCTCACCCCGGGCATGGAACGGCCCGGGACATGCTAGCTGCGAATTGAAAAACGTGATTGTCCCACAGGTTCAGGACTTGGGCCGCTTGCGTCCATACGAAAAATTTCCCCTTTGTAGATTTTGGGCCGGTAAACCGGCACGATAAAAGTTTAGCCGCTGAACGTAACACGGTCAAGACGTTCGGCGGCGCGTCGGACTTTTAGATTTTTCCCGCCCGCGCGGGACGTTGGCCGGGCCGCCCCTACGCCGGGGCCTTCTCCGGCGGAGCGGCAGGCCGGGCCGCTCCCGCCGGTGACCGCGGCAAAATCGCCGAACGGCTGAAACCGCGCAAGTCCGGCGGCCGCGCCGCAAGAAGGCCCCGCAGTTTCAGCGGCGAACCATTTCCCGCGCCCGGCTCTGGAAGGCGCTGGGCATACGCGCCCGCGGCGCTTCGTTTTAAGCTATGCCGTCGAAGCGGATTATCGTCACGTAGTTCTTGCCTTTTTTGCAGAGCGCCGCGTCTATCTGTTCTTTGATTTCTTTTTTATGTCCCATCATCTGGTAGGGTACGGCAAGGTCGAAGACCAGCTTCGACTGCGCAGAGCCCCGCACTATGCGGAAGTCGTGGATTGAGAATGCGGGGTCGAGGCCGCCGATTATGCCGCGGACGACTTTGTACATCTCGTTCTGCTCCGCGTCGTTCTGAACGACCGGGTCGTAGTGGATGACGAAGTGGACGTTCAGCTTTTCCAGCACGTCGCACTCGATGTCGTCGATTATGTCGTGGCAGGCGAGAGGGTCTTCGTCCGCGCTCAGCTCGACGTGCGCCGAGGCGTAGCGGCGTCCGGGGCCGTAGTCGTGTACGAGCAGATCGTGGATGCCGAGTACTTTTTCGTGCGACAGGACCAGCGCGGTGATTTTGTCTATCGTCTCCTCGTCCGCCTGTTGTCCGAGCAGCGGGGAAATCGTATCACGCGCTATGCCGGCTCCGGAATAAAGAATGAAGAGCGCGACTGCGAGGCCGACATAGCCGTCGATGTTCAGGTCGAAGAGGTAGTTCACGAGGCACCCGAGCAGGACGGCTGTGGTCGCTATTACGTCGTTCCTGCTGTCGGCCGCGGTCGCGTAAAGCGTCTGCGAGCCTATCCTCTTACCGAGGGTTCTGTAGAATCCCGCCATCCACAGCTTCACTGCGATCGAGGCGGCCAGTATCGCCATAGTCGCCATCGAGATGCCGATAGGCTCCGGGTGGATGATTTTCTCCGCCGACGACTTTACGAGCTCCGCTCCGATGAGCAGGATCAGCGCCGCCACCGCGAGCCCTGATATGTACTCGTAGCGGGCGTGTCCGTAGGGGTGCTGCTTGTCCGCGGGGAGCTGCGCCATTCGGAAGCCGAGCAGAGTCATGACGGATGAGGCCGCGTCGGACAGGTTGTTCACGCCGTCCGCGATGATGGCCATTGACCCGACGAGCATGCCTACGATTATTTTCCCTATCGTCAGCAGGCAGTTGCAGACGATGCCCGTCATTCCCGCCAGTTTTCCGACGGCCGAGTGGACTGCCGGGTTTTGCGTGTCCTCGTAGTTCTTGATAAAAAGTTTCAAAAGTATCTCCGTCATATTTTTCATCTCCAAACTTTCGTCAGGCGTACGCCGCGGCGCATAAAAAAGCCCGCGAGATCGTTTTATGAACGGTCCCGCGGGCGTTGTTCCGTCTCCCGCTGCCGGGTTGTCGTCCCGGCCCAGCCCCACGGCCTCAGAGGGCCGTCGCCTGCTCCATGTTCTGTTAGCGGGGATTATATTTGAAAGCTTCACGGAATGTCAAGGCGTATGTACGCCTGTTTGCGCCGCTGTGATAAAATACGGGACGGAGACTAACTTTCGGCCCGGAGGCGAAATACAGTGAATATGAAAAAAATAATCGTCGCGTCGCTTACGGCGCTTTTTGCCGCGCTGCTCTTTTCACCGATGACAGAGGCGCGCGCCTACGACGCGGCGAATCCGCCGAAGCCGGGCGAACGCGCCCGCGCCGTGTTCCGCGCCCTCAACGCGCAGCGCGGCCCCGTCTATCTCAAATACAGGACGAAACCGGCGGATGAAAGCGTCACCGTCACCTTCGCCTCGAGCGGCGGCATCGCCTACACCGACGTCGAATTCGAAGGCGGCGGACGGATAAGCACTCTCTACGACGCCAAGACGCAGGACGTGACGATAATAACGCACGAGACGAAAAGTTACGTCGTAGCGAACGACGGGCCCGCGGTCATGCCGTTCGAAGGGACGCTCTCGCGCGTCTCGGGCGAGGAAGGCGGCAAGTTCACCGCCGTATCGGGCAGCGAACGGATAAACGGCGCGCGCTACGACTACGACCGCATTACGTGGGAGGACGGTTCCGTTGAGACGCTCTACTTTCTTCCGATGACCGACACTCTGAAATGGTGGAGCGCGGACGGCGAAATGTCCGAAATACTCGAATACGGCAGCGGCGGCGTAAAGGAAGAATTTTTCAAAATTCCCGCGGGCTACAAGAGAACCAAACTGCCTATGTGACGCCGCGGCGCGGCCTCAGCGCATAGCCGCCGCAGGCTGCACACGTCCGTCTCCGTCCTTCGACATAAGCACCTGGAAAAGCTGTATCGCGCGCGAACGAAAAGCCCCGGCGCACGAGAGCAGATAATATTCCCACATGCGGCGGAACCTCTCGCCGTACCGCTCCGCGAACGCCGGCCACGCCTTCGTGAAATTTTCGTGCCAGCACATCAGCGTCCTGTCGTAGTTCTGCCCGAGGTTGTGGAGGTCCTCCATGACGAAAAGCCCCTCCATCGCCGATGCTGTCTCCGCCGCGGAAGGCAGGCTTCCGTTCGGGAATATATATCTGTTCAGCCATCTGTCGCAGTTGATCGCGGAAGTGTTGCCCGCTATCGTGTGCAGAAGGAAAAGGCCGTCCTTCGCGAGAAGCCTGTGCGCCGTCTCCATATAGATGCGGAAATTCTTAACCCCTACGTGCTCGAACATACCGACGGAAACGATCTTGTCGTATTCGCCGTCAACGTCCCTGTAGTCTCGCTCCATAAATTCCACCGGCAGGCCGCGGCAGTCCTCGCGCGCGAAAGCGAGCTGCTCCTTCGATATATTCACCGCCGTCACGCGGCAGCCGAAGCGCGACGCCATAAACTTCGCAAGCCCGCCCCATCCGCAGCCGATGTCAAGCAGCCTGTCGCCCTCCTTCAGCTCCAGCTTTTTCGCTATAAGCTCCAGCTTCTTCACCTGCGCC
Coding sequences:
- a CDS encoding TetR/AcrR family transcriptional regulator; protein product: MRKTEKDTPKKILEAALHLVARDGYANVSMRDIAREAGVSISQISYYYNNKEGLVSALVKELKETVINEFCAGLERVTDAGGFADYLCAYAKESVSHNAELHRLRIELSNLAMNSGAFRAEIRAVDRELTEILASRLEACEPPLAIASPSPRRAADFIIAVIFGVAAQYLVRGGEEKTLEALDVLRETLRRRVE
- a CDS encoding magnesium transporter CorA family protein, producing MLKIIKTTETQLVELTPATVESGAWISLIRPSAEELNEVEDITGAPQDFVRSALDPEESSRIEIEDNHILVLINVPVNHDSNVSEYDTLPLGIIITPDYFVTVCQEHNDVIQNFSESRFRYFNTWKRTRFLFQILYRSAMLFLKDLRQMTRRSDQIEQDLRQSMKNAELFQLLDLQKGLTYYSMSLRSNKVVVERLLRLCSSSQVAHLIKFREEDEDLLDDVRIEYDQAIEMAQIQTDVLAGMMDAFASVISNNLNIVMKVLASITIVMAIPTMVSSFWGMNVPVPWSANPAGFAIVGCIAATLTLCATWLLWRKKMF
- a CDS encoding cation diffusion facilitator family transporter; this translates as MKLFIKNYEDTQNPAVHSAVGKLAGMTGIVCNCLLTIGKIIVGMLVGSMAIIADGVNNLSDAASSVMTLLGFRMAQLPADKQHPYGHARYEYISGLAVAALILLIGAELVKSSAEKIIHPEPIGISMATMAILAASIAVKLWMAGFYRTLGKRIGSQTLYATAADSRNDVIATTAVLLGCLVNYLFDLNIDGYVGLAVALFILYSGAGIARDTISPLLGQQADEETIDKITALVLSHEKVLGIHDLLVHDYGPGRRYASAHVELSADEDPLACHDIIDDIECDVLEKLNVHFVIHYDPVVQNDAEQNEMYKVVRGIIGGLDPAFSIHDFRIVRGSAQSKLVFDLAVPYQMMGHKKEIKEQIDAALCKKGKNYVTIIRFDGIA
- the cfa gene encoding cyclopropane fatty acyl phospholipid synthase; translated protein: MAAFPDSSVMQRYMLDGRQRPDARAWHYITIEEATEVDGMFPSIIIEKLKSAGVTIGGPEPWDPQVRDERFYGRVMREKNLGLGESYMDGWWECARIDELICRVIKCGAESGIKGSLRYALTLLPMELLNMQNKRRSRRAAHDHYDIGNDFFFSFLDPLHQYSCAYFKDTAELAEAQVKKLELIAKKLELKEGDRLLDIGCGWGGLAKFMASRFGCRVTAVNISKEQLAFAREDCRGLPVEFMERDYRDVDGEYDKIVSVGMFEHVGVKNFRIYMETAHRLLAKDGLFLLHTIAGNTSAINCDRWLNRYIFPNGSLPSAAETASAMEGLFVMEDLHNLGQNYDRTLMCWHENFTKAWPAFAERYGERFRRMWEYYLLSCAGAFRSRAIQLFQVLMSKDGDGRVQPAAAMR